The Arachis duranensis cultivar V14167 chromosome 9, aradu.V14167.gnm2.J7QH, whole genome shotgun sequence genomic sequence AATCTGACGGtaatatattactaattattaTTGGCAGATTTAACCGACGGTAaacttgaattttaaatttttttaaattgtttaaaacttaatataaaattttaaatatataaattcaataatttctaaaCTAATAAATCAGAAAATACAACATtaattaactcagaaaataattcacttagataataataaacttagaaaattaacaataataaacaataagtcaataattaagtcagaaaataaacaagataagattaatgataaaccgctattttacggtttattttgtattgaattgagcgtattttatccattattctcacacttattcatataattcgcatgttttacattttccttcctaattttgtgctatgattgaaaacatattttttttggctttaaatttgctaattttaattctctcttattaccattcgatgttgtgatatgtgtgttaagtgttttcaagttttatagggtaggaatggcttagaggatggaaaggaagcatgcaaaagtggaaggaacacaagaaattgaagttttgagaagctgatcgcgacgcgcacgcatggatgacgcatacgcgtgactgaGCCAATGTCCAAGTGATGCGCACGTGTAGCTGACGCCTACGCGTGGCTAGTAAAAAGTCCAGCGATGCATACGCGTAGCTGATGCGTACGTGTGACGAGCGTCACGTGCTACAATTTACAAAAAACGCtggggcgatttttgggctgcttttgacccagtttcaggcccgaaaatacagattagaggatGCAGAGTGAAGCTGGAAGGGAGGATTCATCCACTTTTCATATTCACATTAGTTAGGTTTAGATAtaggtttctagagagagaggctctctcctctctctaggtttaggGTTCTTCTTTCGATTTCTCCTTAGGTTCAGGTTCAatcttcctttaatttagttttctctcgcttttatttgtttaagcaCTTTAGTTCATCATCTTCTCTcgttaattttctgttttcgccatttttatgtttatgagctATTGTTACGTTTGATTTCTtctaatgcaatttatgttttctatgTATATTGTTGCTTTCTTTAACTGTTAGTCATTGATGCTTGCAACTAGTTGTTTAGACTTAATAttccttgttaattttctatatctttattttgtgccttctaaatgtttgataaaatatttggttggacgacctgaggtttaaatacttcggtcaattttattgggtttgcttaagtgacaaacaatttaaacatTAACTGAGGATTAATTGTCGATTTAGctctatacttgcaacgcgacATTTTTATGAAACTCTAGACCGATGAAAACCCTCACGTCAATTTTTGCCGctattgccggggaattgcaaatgtgtgccttattattggttattgtgaatatgttttccTTCTGtgtctttgttagttgttactagttttaggattttactttcattatttcttgttagtttttgttttattttcttttgttactatgaattctcatcacttCAGCTATAAGTTCgattcaaattatgttgtagggaatggaagctacaatgagaacatgcatcaaggatgggataatcaAAGACGGGAGGAGCCTCAAGATTATGGACAACCCTCTtgacaacaacctccaccaatgtacTGTGAGCAAGAGCCATTCCAAGATGCATATCAACTGTTGGTGTTGAATGTTCTTACTCGACTATTGCATATTTCTTGCATTGTTTTGGGTGCTTCTTaacttgtttgctatttagttGACATACCCTTTGCctatattgttttctcacttgcatgttgtagctaccatgtaattgagaacctcattattatttggcattagcccacccatattttatttgtttgcatatctttgtttgtgggttattcttcttcctttttctcttcttttaggatggccaccgagAGGGGAAAGGAATGGCTCCCAAATGGGTGACAAACAAGTTCCTCTGCACAATCCTTTAAAAGAGCTCATTAATTGTAGCAACCCTAATCCACCCTGctcatctttgcatgcaccgaggacggtgcaattgttaagtgtggggaggtcgagaCTGACTTCCTTGGTAACACTTTATTTTCAACATCAacgtttaattttctttgttagattatttgttgcattgcatgataatTTACATGTGTAGTTAGTTGCTtgcatttaagtactacttggttgaagtgataatttattttccaaaaaactgttttagagcatttcactaatttgaattaaaatttttgctaaacTGGCTTGAAGAAAtttaatttggaacatggtttagagctcgaacacacaaatcCAGTGAGATTTTTgaacctatttgattggttgcatcttatcaaccaatatattttgttttggtgtgtgttgttctctctaaaattgtgatctttgtcttgcttgattctatatttttattgtttgatgtatgcatacacttatgtgattgaggcATTTGTTTCACTATAgctcacatacccatatggccttaacctttcattatcctttgcaaatcaattttgagcctattttacctccatttgttctttattttagcacatcattaactctaaacaaaaacaatgaatgaccttaatttgaatctttggttagcttagactagtgagagtactcatgatttaagtgtggggaaattgggtttggaaatatttggtttggaaattgggtgttgtatattcttGTGAAAATGTAAAAAGAATGTTGaggacatgttcatgcattcaatgccttaatcatatgcattgagtaaaaaaaggaaaagaaaaataaaaaaaaaaagaaaaaaagaacaagtaataagaaggggacaaaatgcccaaaGTAAAATTGGTGataacaatgcatatgtactgtattcaaatttgggatgcatgaatatgtggcaaaacatagttaatgggtagttagattttgtattttgattacatggattgtcttaagttaggtgggaagtttaggttaatcaaggattcagattttagtccacttgaccaaatacaatccttccttgatcctaaccccattacaacccttaaaagacctcttgatatgtgtactcatgcattaaatttttgttgattggtagaagaagagcaattcttagaaagcaagattagtagagaaccgAGAGAATCGATCCTCAAActcttgagtgattagagtgtatacactttcagtgagggttcgatgcttgaTTCTTTGTTCCCAGCTTCTgcaagctttcttcttgcaagtctatttgtacttcactttatgatttgaattagtggaatctaattcatatttgtcttggagaatttgatttacttttaaccaagtaggtaaaagcattttgcatttagtcgcactcatatagataggttgcatttaacAAATTCTACCATCCCTCTTCACCCCTTtgtagcttctcttgagcttagcatgaggacatattaatgtttaagtgtggggagattgataaaccgctattttacggtttattttgtattgaattgagcggattttatccattattatCACACTTATTTGTATAATTCGcatattttacattttccttcctaattttgtactatgattgaaaacatgcttctttggctttaaatttgctaattttaattctctcttattaccattcaatgccgtgatatgtatgttaagtgtttttagattttataggataggaatgacttagaggatggaaatgaagcatgcaaaagtggaaaaaacacaagaaattgaagttttAAGAAGCTGATTGCAatgcgcacgcatggatgaCACGTATGCGTGACTGAGCCAATGTCcaagtgacgcgcacgcgtggctgACGCCTACGCATGGCCAGTGAAAAGTctagcgacgcatacgcgtggctgacgcgtgcatGTGACGAGCGTCACATGCTGCAATTtacagaaaacgctgggggcaatttttaGGCTGCTTTTGATCCAGTTTCAGGACCGAAGATACaaattagaggctgcagagtgaagTTAGAAGGGAGGATTCATCCACTTTTCATATTCACATTagttaggtttagatgtaggtttctagagagagaggttctctcctctatCTAGGTTTACGGTTCTTCTTTCGATTTCTCCTTAGGTTCAGGTTCAatcttcttttaatttagttttctcttgcttttatttgtttaagcaCTTTagttcatcttcttctctcGTTAATTTCCCGTTTTCGcgatttttatgtttatgagctATTATTACGTATGATTTCTTCTAATGAAATTTATGTTTTTGATGTATATTGTTGCTTTTCTTTAACTGTTAGTCATCGATGCTTGCAACTGGTTATTTAgacttaatattttttgttaattttctatatctttattttgtgctttccaagtgtttgataaaatgtttggttggattttaaattagaattttgtacTCTTAGCTTGGATTGAGtaatttggagactcttgaattgtcaaagtctcttgttggttggtgattgaaagttgctagttggCTCGAGTTTCACTAATTCTAGTATTTGATTAGGAtttgtgaactcaagttgatttgctcacttgacttttcttcaattgttagaggttaaTTAAGTGAGAGTAATTTGCAATTATCACCACAATTGACattgataatgaggataggaattccgattctcaacccttgctaggacttttcttagttattagtttattttcttgttatttacattccttgcttaTTGAACtcaaaatccaaaaagatacaatctcataaccaataataaatatacttccctgtaattccttgagagatgacccgaggtttaaatacttcgattaattttattgggtttgtttaagtgacaaacaatttaaacatTGACTGAGGATTAATTGTCGGTTTAGATCTATACTTGTAACGCGACATTTTTGTGAAACTCTAGACTGACGAAAACCCTCATGTCAATTAACTCAgacaattaacaacaatcaactaattaatccaaaaaataattaacttagaTAATAGTAAACttagaaaattaacaaaaaataaacaataagtcAATAGTTAACttagaaaataaacaagttaaGATTAACTTAGacaattaataacaataaactAATTAACTCATAAAATAAGTAACTCAGAtaataaacttagaaaattaacaacaataaacaatcagtcaataattaactcagaaataaACAAGTTAAGATTAACTCAgacaattaacaaaaataaactaattaaccTAAAAAAGAATTAACGctgataataataaatttagaaaattaacaacaataaataataagtcaataattaactcagaaaataaacaagttaaaattaacttagacaattaacaacaatcaactaattaactcagaaaataattaattcaaaaaataataaacttagaaaatgaacaacaataaacaataagtcaataattaactcagaaaataaATAACCTAGGATTAACTTAgacaattaacaacaatcatctaattaactaaaaaataattaattcaaacaataCCAGAACAAAAATAAGAACAATATAGTTGAGGATCTTATACTTACAGTAATCAGAACAAAAATTAGAACAATTAACTCAGCCAATGTTCTTACTTGAACTGATATCAAATTACATAATTTGAGTTTCATGTTGTATTTCACAACTTTTTTATAAGTGCCTATTCCATTTTTGATATTAACGTAATCCAATTAATAAGAGAGTAAGATACAACTCAATAATAACTAACTAcatcaaattaaacaaattatcaaaacctacatcaacatttaaaattaaaaaactgaaaaattcagtataaaaaatttatggaataaaaactgaaaaaaattagtgaaaaGATTAGTGAACTCACCCATACTACAGAAGCAGAACCAAGAATACGGCGATGGAGGAATCACGAGAAGAGGAAGTAGAGGACGGCAATGTGGCAGGACTAAGTACAAGTATCAGCGAGAATGCGAGACGGCGAGAACGTCTGAACCACGGACCATGGTCACTGAAAAAAGGAGCGAgatagggttagggtttttttatttgaaataaagtAAAAGGAGGGATGTAATAGGAAGAGGGATGAGAGCAACCTACTTGGAAGAGGGAGGAAAGACGCAGGTCGGCAATTGAGGGAGCAACGACGGAAGCAGTGGCAGGGGCGAAGAGCAATCAACGCGTTGCAAAGAGCACCTAGCCGAGTTCACGCAGTCTTTGGACGCTGTTGGTGGTAGCCGATGTTGGCGAAGGGCTTGTTGAAGGTggtttagagagagagagagagagtttcaATTATTTTTGACGAATTTATCGTCGAAAAATTAAAtccaaaataactttttttatccAACGAATTTATTACCAAATTCGCTAGTAAACCTGCTACTAATGTCTAACGCTAAATTTAATGATAGATCCAATgatatttaacatttttttttagtgATATATAATGTTGGAGGAGGGAGCCAGAGTCAgagtgtttttttgtttttctttttttttttttcatcaagtTACATCTTAACATACAtactcctttttctttttgttggatATTCCATATAAACACTCCTAGTCATACCTAGGATTTGAACCGTGATACACCTTCTAGCAATATGTTCTGGGCTATGCTCACCCCGATGTTGGAAGCAATTGGTTTCTGCTTCATATATCACTCCAAAATATTAGTGgttaaaaatttattctattaatttaagataaattcttTGATGTTTTTTTATTTGGCGTCGAATTTATTAAACTTATCTTTTAAAGTAAGTATTAAgtatttaaaaatgatttatttttatatttttaaattaaatattaatttttaattttttttaaataaattagagAGGTACATATAGACAACATAGCAATAAGTGCACTTAAACCACGATAATGGTGCCATTATATAGAGTAATGATACGCGCGTATGGACTAAAATTAGCTATCAAAATCagttatcaatataaaatatatattaaaatataaatatacaataaaaataaattaaatcatatatatatttatatataaatacattaataatttattttaataactaattttaatgtacaaataacatttttatattatatatgtacatGACCGTCTCAAAACTAGATCATATAATCAGCAACATAATAATGTACTTTGCTAGGTCTATTATAGATCAAACTAACaatagaaaatatagaaaaaagaaatattcatGGACTATGTATAGTGGTTGAAGCTATGACTTTGAAACTGCTTCCCTTGAATCGAGCCAGCACTTACTTAAAGAAAGTTGAGAAACTCTTTCATGGTTGTTTGACGATTATAACAGGACACTTTGCATGCTTGGCACAGTGGTCGCTCACACTTCCAAGGAGTGTTCTGCAATTGAATAAAGAAAGCTACTTAATTATACTAGATTTCATGTACGTGTATTTATTACTGTTATGACTTTTTACTATATATATCATCAATAATGTttgtagataataaaaaattattctaaataatttaaaattattttatttagtattcatCAATGATAGCtaaaataattgtataattttAAACGTATGTTAtgcatataaaattataaatgttatAGTATATAAAGTAATTTAAATATTGTCTCTGCAACATTGTTGATATATCATTTCATACACAAATAAGTACCTGCCGGTGGATAAGTCCAAAAGCTAAAAGTTATTTCACAAATAAAGTACTATTTGTATATCAAAGTCAgctactaaaataaattatcaatatatttgtgtataaatatatgtggtttaatttatttttaatgtatatttatattttaacatatattttatactgatgactaattttaattactgaTTTTGGTATACACGTAGCATAAGTCTTTTGAAAATATTAGCTTTAGTTCACCTCTCGAAGAATCCATAACCACGGCTTCCCATGACCAAAGTGTCAGCATCTAACTTCTGCACTGTACTGCAAATTACATTCTTTGCATCTCCCATCTCAATTACTCTCTCCATAGTTATCTAAGAGCAAAATTATAGACATAGCCACAATGATATTAATAGAATGGGGAAATGGACACATTATAGTAGAAGAATTTCTGAATAAAGAGGCTTATTACATCGGTGGCGTTTAAATTTCTGCAAATGGCTTCAGCTTTATCCATTACTGAATTAGCAAGCTCCATACTGTACTTTTCCATAGCAGCAATAACTTCAGGGGAAAACACATACCCTgtaaaaaattatcatattgCATATTTGCAGTGCCTCTGTCAGACAAAACCtcaaaataagaatataatataaaaggtagtttttctttcaaaaaatgaTATAAGTACACAACAAAAATGTTTTAAGTCAAGGTATACTCTTTCATTATATGTGATttgcataatatttttatattttaagaaacattacagaaaaattataattgttcaaatttttatgttaaatatacaaaaaaaaatcagttattCACTTATTTGTATGGTTAATAAAcgtatttttgtttattttttataaatatttaataaagtttaatcttttttaataattttatacaattaaaaatagtttttaagaaaaagtaaatataaaataaacaaaaattaaataaatataaaaataatatttaattaaatattttaaattatatatattgattaagAAATTGAATATATGATGAttatgtaatatatttttaaaaaaatataacatataaCAAGAAGTAGCTTGGTATGGTGGTAATTAAATTGATCTCCATCTCTCAAATCTTCTAcatatagaatttttaaatacgtataaacccaaaaaaaaataattaagatatataaaatataatatataaatatacacatatatgattgattagtgtgtgtatataatatttttttaaaaaattggtataaaattctaaaaaatataaatccaTCCTGCAAAAGGCCTTAGACTTAGTAATCAATTGTAATGGAAGTATGAGTTTCACTTAGAAGTATTTCATGGT encodes the following:
- the LOC107464897 gene encoding universal stress protein A-like protein, translated to MEKKEQKIMVAVDQSEESMHALSWCLSNLISDTNKKKLLLLHVKPPPAICSFDTAGYVFSPEVIAAMEKYSMELANSVMDKAEAICRNLNATDITMERVIEMGDAKNVICSTVQKLDADTLVMGSRGYGFFERTLLGSVSDHCAKHAKCPVIIVKQP